Proteins encoded by one window of Microtus pennsylvanicus isolate mMicPen1 chromosome 18, mMicPen1.hap1, whole genome shotgun sequence:
- the LOC142837682 gene encoding sialic acid-binding Ig-like lectin 5 isoform X2 — MPPFFGHLEEPRIFHCVMLWLLLLCLLWAGSLVEMAEYDLTVTPSSVTVQEGLCIYVSCQASFPTSSSSAFGYWFQEKADTNKDLPVATNDPNRPVQKEAQGRFHLMGGQDPRNCSLEIRDVKRSDTQVYFYRVDDGNKVKWSFKVPKNLLSVTVTELKLTLRPQDHGTNITCQVTFPGVGVTVERTEQLNVTYAPQKLTIRASRGENTEPETLHSGSSLHIQEGESLRLVCAADSNPPAVLNWEQQTQKHVQLSNEELQLPRVELEDHGKYICRAQNSLGAQVASVSLIIRSLLQLLAPSCSWEAVGLHCSCSSRAWPTPSLRWWLGEGLLEGNSSNNSFQVTSTSSGLWANSSLILSKEFSAGHRLRCEAWTDNEVQSATMLLLPSQEVTKDKPDPSIGVLQGAVGGAGLMAVCLCLVFFIVKLLRKKSALKVASIEGNPAGSPVSSMISSGILGHLKASGSQNQKDRPPFATVLHTLTDEPELHYATLSFHNLKPRQPQNTETIKSDYTEIKIRKC; from the exons ATGCCTCCTTTCTTCGGCCACCTGGAAGAGCCCAGAATCTTCCACTGTGTGATGCTGTGGCTCCTGTTGCTGTGTCTGCTCTGGGCAG GGTCCCTGGTTGAGATGGCGGAGTATGATCTCACGGTGACCCCCAGTTCGGTAACAGTACAGGAGGGTCTGTGCATCTATGTGTCCTGCCAAGCCAGTTTCCCCACTTCCAGTAGTTCTGCCTTTGGCTACTGGTTCCAGGAGAAGGCCGATACAAACAAAGACCTTCCAGTGGCTACAAATGACCCAAATCGACCAGTTCAGAAGGAAGCTCAAGGTCGATTCCATCTCATGGGGGGCCAAGATCCCCGTAACTGCTCCCTGGAGATCAGAGACGTGAAGAGAAGTGACACACAAGTCTACTTCTACAGGGTGGATGACGGTAACAAAGTGAAGTGGAGTTTTAAGGTTCCGAAGAACTTgctctctgtgactgtgacag AGTTGAAGCTCACACTCCGGCCCCAGGACCACGGCACTAACATCACCTGTCAGGTGACCTTCCCTGGTGTTGGTGTCACTGTGGAGAGGACTGAACAACTCAATGTCACCT ATGCTCCACAGAAGCTGACCATCAGGGCGTCCCGGGGAGAGAACACAG aacCTGAAACCCTGCACAGTGGCTCATCTCTGCATATCCAAGAGGGTGAGTCCCTGCGACTGGTCTGTGCTGCCGACAGCAACCCCCCTGCCGTGCTGAACTGGGAGCAACAGACCCAGAAGCACGTCCAGCTCTCCAATGAGGAACTACAGCTGCCGAGGGTGGAGTTGGAGGACCATGGAAAATATATCTGTCGAGCTCAGAACAGTCTAGGTGCTCAGGTGGCCTCTGTGAGCCTCATCATACGGA GCCTTCTACAGCTGCTGGCACCCTCCTGCTCCTGGGAAGCTGTGGGTCTCCACtgcagctgctcctccagagccTGGCCCACCCCCTCCCTACGCtggtggctgggggaggggctgctggaGGGGAACAGCAGCAACAACTCCTTCCaggtcacctccacctcctcaggACTATGGGCCAACAGCTCCCTGATCCTCAGCAAGGAGTTCAGCGCTGGTCACAGACTCCGTTGTGAGGCTTGGACCGACAATGAGGTTCAGAGTGCCACTATGTTGCTGCTGCCAAGTCAAGAGGTCACAAAGG ACAAACCAGATCCCAGTATAGGAGTGCTCCAAGGGGCCGTGGGAGGAGCTGGTCTCAtggctgtctgcctctgcctcgtctTCTTCAT CGTGAAGCTCCTCAGAAAGAAATCAGCCCTGAAAGTAGCAAGCATCGAAGGCAATCCTGCTGGGAGCCCTGTCTCAAGCATGATTTCATCTGGCATTTTG GGTCACCTGAAGGCATCAGGGTCACAAAACCAGAAAGATCGGCCACCTTTTGCCACAGTCCTACACACTCTCACGGATGAGCCTGAACTCCACTACGCCaccctttccttccataacctGAAGCCCAGGCAGCCTCAGAACACGGAGACCATCAAGTCTGATTACACCGAGATCAAGATCCGCAAGTGCTGA
- the LOC142837682 gene encoding sialic acid-binding Ig-like lectin 5 isoform X1 — MPPFFGHLEEPRIFHCVMLWLLLLCLLWAGSLVEMAEYDLTVTPSSVTVQEGLCIYVSCQASFPTSSSSAFGYWFQEKADTNKDLPVATNDPNRPVQKEAQGRFHLMGGQDPRNCSLEIRDVKRSDTQVYFYRVDDGNKVKWSFKVPKNLLSVTVTALTETPNFQIMPTLVSGTSTQLICSLPWACERGTPPIFSWMASALTSLGPGTTLSSELKLTLRPQDHGTNITCQVTFPGVGVTVERTEQLNVTYAPQKLTIRASRGENTEPETLHSGSSLHIQEGESLRLVCAADSNPPAVLNWEQQTQKHVQLSNEELQLPRVELEDHGKYICRAQNSLGAQVASVSLIIRSLLQLLAPSCSWEAVGLHCSCSSRAWPTPSLRWWLGEGLLEGNSSNNSFQVTSTSSGLWANSSLILSKEFSAGHRLRCEAWTDNEVQSATMLLLPSQEVTKDKPDPSIGVLQGAVGGAGLMAVCLCLVFFIVKLLRKKSALKVASIEGNPAGSPVSSMISSGILGHLKASGSQNQKDRPPFATVLHTLTDEPELHYATLSFHNLKPRQPQNTETIKSDYTEIKIRKC; from the exons ATGCCTCCTTTCTTCGGCCACCTGGAAGAGCCCAGAATCTTCCACTGTGTGATGCTGTGGCTCCTGTTGCTGTGTCTGCTCTGGGCAG GGTCCCTGGTTGAGATGGCGGAGTATGATCTCACGGTGACCCCCAGTTCGGTAACAGTACAGGAGGGTCTGTGCATCTATGTGTCCTGCCAAGCCAGTTTCCCCACTTCCAGTAGTTCTGCCTTTGGCTACTGGTTCCAGGAGAAGGCCGATACAAACAAAGACCTTCCAGTGGCTACAAATGACCCAAATCGACCAGTTCAGAAGGAAGCTCAAGGTCGATTCCATCTCATGGGGGGCCAAGATCCCCGTAACTGCTCCCTGGAGATCAGAGACGTGAAGAGAAGTGACACACAAGTCTACTTCTACAGGGTGGATGACGGTAACAAAGTGAAGTGGAGTTTTAAGGTTCCGAAGAACTTgctctctgtgactgtgacag ctctGACTGAGACCCCTAACTTCCAAATTATGCCTACCCTGGTGTCTGGCACTTCCACCCAACTGATCTGTTCTCTGCCCTGGGCTTGTGAGAGGGGAACACCCCCCATCTTCTCCTGGATGGCATCTGCCCTCACCTCCCTGGGCCCTGGGACCACCCTCTCCTCAGAGTTGAAGCTCACACTCCGGCCCCAGGACCACGGCACTAACATCACCTGTCAGGTGACCTTCCCTGGTGTTGGTGTCACTGTGGAGAGGACTGAACAACTCAATGTCACCT ATGCTCCACAGAAGCTGACCATCAGGGCGTCCCGGGGAGAGAACACAG aacCTGAAACCCTGCACAGTGGCTCATCTCTGCATATCCAAGAGGGTGAGTCCCTGCGACTGGTCTGTGCTGCCGACAGCAACCCCCCTGCCGTGCTGAACTGGGAGCAACAGACCCAGAAGCACGTCCAGCTCTCCAATGAGGAACTACAGCTGCCGAGGGTGGAGTTGGAGGACCATGGAAAATATATCTGTCGAGCTCAGAACAGTCTAGGTGCTCAGGTGGCCTCTGTGAGCCTCATCATACGGA GCCTTCTACAGCTGCTGGCACCCTCCTGCTCCTGGGAAGCTGTGGGTCTCCACtgcagctgctcctccagagccTGGCCCACCCCCTCCCTACGCtggtggctgggggaggggctgctggaGGGGAACAGCAGCAACAACTCCTTCCaggtcacctccacctcctcaggACTATGGGCCAACAGCTCCCTGATCCTCAGCAAGGAGTTCAGCGCTGGTCACAGACTCCGTTGTGAGGCTTGGACCGACAATGAGGTTCAGAGTGCCACTATGTTGCTGCTGCCAAGTCAAGAGGTCACAAAGG ACAAACCAGATCCCAGTATAGGAGTGCTCCAAGGGGCCGTGGGAGGAGCTGGTCTCAtggctgtctgcctctgcctcgtctTCTTCAT CGTGAAGCTCCTCAGAAAGAAATCAGCCCTGAAAGTAGCAAGCATCGAAGGCAATCCTGCTGGGAGCCCTGTCTCAAGCATGATTTCATCTGGCATTTTG GGTCACCTGAAGGCATCAGGGTCACAAAACCAGAAAGATCGGCCACCTTTTGCCACAGTCCTACACACTCTCACGGATGAGCCTGAACTCCACTACGCCaccctttccttccataacctGAAGCCCAGGCAGCCTCAGAACACGGAGACCATCAAGTCTGATTACACCGAGATCAAGATCCGCAAGTGCTGA